Proteins encoded within one genomic window of Chrysemys picta bellii isolate R12L10 chromosome 6, ASM1138683v2, whole genome shotgun sequence:
- the LOC135984274 gene encoding uncharacterized protein LOC135984274 — MESSQDRKRAPAWTEREVRDLLAIWGDEAVIAELRSSKRNGKVLEKISKAMKDRGHNRDTQQCRVKIKELRQAYHKAREANGRSGAEPQTCRYYAELHAILGGAATTTPTVCYDSLTGETHREDGSGNEEDDDGGTVGSSQQQGSGETVFPNSQDMFVTLDLEPVTPELTQDPQGTQETSAANVSPSQRLVNIRKRKRKTRDEMFTELQMSSHADRAQQNAWRQSMSEMRKAQHEREERWRAEDDRWRQLADRRQEAMLRLLEHQSDMLERMVELQERQQEQRPPLQPLCNQQPSSPSSIASSPRRPRTRWGGLRPPSHSTPDDRPSIRRLGFNKS, encoded by the exons atggagtcctcccaggatcgcaaaagagctccagcatggaccgaacgggaggtacgagatctgctcgccatatggggagatgaagcagtgatagctgaactccgtagcagtaaaagaaatggaaaagtattagaaaagatctccaaggccatgaaggaccgaggccataacagggacacacagcagtgccgcgtgaaaattaaggagctacggcaagcctaccacaaagccagagaagcaaacggaaggtccggggcagagccgcaaacttgccgctactacgcggagctgcatgcgatcctagggggtgcagccaccactaccccaaccgtgtgctatgactctctcactggagaaacacacagggaagacggttcggggaacgaggaagatgacgatggaggtactgtaggtagctcacagcagcaaggaagcggagaaaccgttttccccaacagccaggatatgtttgtgaccctggacctggaaccagtaacccccgaactcacccaagaccctcagggcacacaggagacctctg ctgcaaatgtttctccttcgcagaggctcgtgaacattagaaagagaaaacgtaagacgagggacgagatgttcacggagctgcagatgtcctcccacgctgatagagcacagcagaatgcgtggaggcagtcaatgtcggagatgagaaaagcccaacatgaacgagaggagaggtggcgggctgaagacgataggtggcgtcagcttgcagacagacggcaagaggcaatgctccgtctgctggagcatcaaagtgatatgctcgagcgtatggttgagttgcaggaaaggcagcaggagcagagaccgccgctacagcccctgtgtaaccaacagccctcctccccaagttccatagcctcctcacccagacgcccaagaacacggtgggggggcctccgtccacccagtcactccaccccagatgatcgcccaagcatcagaaggctgggcttcaataagagttaa